The Streptomyces pactum genome contains a region encoding:
- a CDS encoding FxLD family lanthipeptide — MTRSTVVPSNTQVNGRTPRPSDGFDLDVSLVEVADPAGLVNLTDDNCGSTCGACTTNVA; from the coding sequence ATGACACGCAGCACCGTAGTCCCGAGCAACACGCAGGTGAACGGGCGGACGCCGAGGCCGTCGGACGGCTTCGACCTGGACGTCTCCCTCGTCGAGGTGGCCGACCCGGCGGGCCTGGTCAACCTGACCGACGACAACTGCGGATCCACCTGCGGCGCCTGCACCACGAACGTCGCCTGA
- a CDS encoding ATP-binding protein: MTSLITLMQSAATGHPAYSQTFPCEPSTAEAGRTLVRDALGAWHLDDLAEVTALIMSELIANAVTHTPCRSIRLIVGRPSAARVRAGVVDRAPYRLPVLGRAGEDDESGRGLLLIDGIADRWGYDLHGPHRSPWGKEVWAELLMKTDG; the protein is encoded by the coding sequence ATGACGAGTCTGATCACGCTCATGCAATCCGCTGCCACCGGGCATCCCGCCTACAGCCAGACCTTCCCGTGCGAGCCGTCCACTGCCGAAGCCGGCCGGACGCTCGTTCGTGACGCCCTCGGTGCATGGCACCTCGACGACCTCGCCGAGGTCACCGCGCTGATCATGTCGGAGCTGATTGCGAACGCCGTCACGCACACGCCGTGCCGATCGATCCGTCTGATCGTCGGGCGGCCGAGCGCGGCACGGGTACGGGCCGGGGTGGTGGACCGGGCGCCATACCGCCTGCCGGTCCTCGGCCGGGCCGGCGAGGACGACGAGTCAGGGCGTGGCCTGCTCCTGATCGATGGCATCGCCGACCGCTGGGGCTATGACCTGCACGGCCCGCACAGGAGCCCGTGGGGCAAGGAGGTCTGGGCCGAACTCCTGATGAAGACAGACGGGTGA
- a CDS encoding GNAT family N-acetyltransferase: MTTAPAIELRTFTTLDTARGDLLDVYADVRAPLLHLPNYAVTAFGERLDRHGGEPGFTAVLAYADEHPVGYAYANTIEHGDRYWQRTSPAPAAPYAERPAVALKEIGVRPAWRKTGTARRIHDALLATRDEPFVTLMVNPAAGDGKVHALYRSWGYEDIGQSQPSPASPVLTVMVRAVR, encoded by the coding sequence ATGACCACGGCGCCCGCCATCGAACTGCGCACGTTCACCACCCTCGACACCGCCCGCGGCGACCTCCTCGACGTCTACGCCGACGTGCGCGCCCCGCTTCTCCACCTGCCCAATTACGCGGTCACCGCCTTCGGCGAGCGCCTGGACCGGCACGGCGGCGAGCCGGGATTCACCGCAGTCCTCGCCTACGCGGACGAGCATCCGGTCGGATACGCCTACGCCAACACCATCGAGCACGGCGACCGCTACTGGCAGCGCACCAGCCCGGCGCCTGCGGCCCCATACGCCGAGCGCCCGGCCGTGGCTCTGAAGGAGATCGGCGTCCGGCCGGCGTGGCGGAAGACCGGCACTGCCCGGCGTATCCACGACGCCCTCCTCGCCACGCGCGACGAACCGTTCGTCACGCTGATGGTCAACCCGGCCGCCGGGGACGGAAAGGTCCACGCTCTCTACCGGTCGTGGGGGTACGAGGACATCGGACAGAGCCAGCCGTCACCGGCGTCGCCGGTCCTGACTGTGATGGTCCGTGCCGTGCGCTGA
- a CDS encoding S1 family peptidase: protein MQSALVFHWLQSALEAAVNHHWQKFLQVPVVALLATVAATTPASAEDGPAPLTSPTRAAALVAELGGHRTGGVYYEDGRLVVAVTDQAAARTVRNAGGAAKVVTRSADELASIHDKLDQLGNIPNTAWGVEAATNQVNVEIFDGAPSDARSRIEKIAAAHPGAVEISRINSRLVFKERLLGAVGITSDGWLCSAGFNAKNSSGAIYVLTAGHCVPGTGNIWYMNWNNERIGVQNAYANGYGTSGWCDGVDRGCDWATIRADGSTIKPVEGVRYFNGTVKDITTSRFAAEREDSDRIGTMSEDTTGFITKTSVTVNISGKTMHGMYESNHCALGGDSGGPLFHGSTALGLLSGGTAETTCNSSSSGEYRNYYTRVQTVVNERGLRIY from the coding sequence GTGCAATCCGCACTGGTGTTCCACTGGCTTCAATCGGCCTTGGAGGCTGCCGTGAATCATCACTGGCAGAAGTTCTTACAGGTCCCCGTCGTTGCGCTTCTGGCAACGGTAGCTGCAACTACGCCGGCATCCGCTGAGGATGGTCCCGCGCCGCTCACCAGTCCGACGCGGGCGGCGGCGCTTGTGGCCGAGCTCGGCGGCCACCGCACCGGAGGCGTGTACTACGAGGATGGGCGTCTCGTCGTAGCGGTTACTGATCAAGCGGCAGCCCGAACGGTCCGGAATGCGGGCGGTGCTGCGAAGGTTGTGACCCGCAGCGCAGATGAGTTGGCATCCATCCACGACAAGCTCGACCAACTGGGAAACATCCCAAATACGGCATGGGGTGTTGAAGCCGCCACCAACCAGGTGAACGTCGAGATCTTCGACGGTGCACCTTCTGATGCTCGTTCCCGAATCGAGAAGATTGCGGCTGCCCACCCGGGCGCCGTAGAGATCAGCCGGATCAACAGCAGGTTGGTGTTCAAGGAACGGCTCCTCGGAGCCGTCGGCATCACATCCGATGGATGGCTGTGTTCTGCCGGGTTCAACGCCAAGAACTCGTCGGGGGCAATCTACGTACTCACCGCCGGTCACTGCGTGCCGGGTACCGGCAACATCTGGTACATGAACTGGAACAACGAGAGGATCGGCGTCCAAAACGCCTACGCCAACGGCTACGGCACCAGCGGCTGGTGCGATGGTGTAGACCGCGGCTGCGACTGGGCCACCATCCGGGCAGACGGTTCCACGATCAAGCCGGTCGAGGGTGTCCGATACTTCAACGGCACCGTCAAGGACATCACCACCTCCCGATTCGCGGCTGAACGGGAGGACTCAGACCGGATCGGCACCATGAGTGAGGACACGACAGGGTTCATCACGAAGACAAGCGTGACCGTCAACATCAGCGGCAAAACCATGCACGGCATGTACGAGTCAAACCACTGCGCCCTAGGAGGCGACAGCGGTGGGCCGCTCTTCCACGGATCGACGGCTCTGGGCCTGCTCTCAGGGGGCACTGCCGAGACGACCTGCAACTCCTCGTCTTCCGGCGAGTACCGCAACTACTACACGAGGGTGCAGACGGTAGTGAACGAACGCGGCCTCCGCATCTACTGA
- a CDS encoding DUF397 domain-containing protein, producing MPLPPTGWYKSSYSTDFEEACVEACVAAVGAGVLVRDAKDRDRRPFPVSAPAWSSFLSALRPDGV from the coding sequence ATGCCGCTCCCGCCCACGGGCTGGTACAAGAGCAGCTACAGCACCGACTTCGAGGAAGCCTGCGTGGAGGCCTGCGTTGCCGCGGTTGGCGCCGGCGTACTGGTCCGTGACGCCAAGGACCGCGATCGCCGCCCCTTTCCCGTCTCTGCCCCCGCATGGAGCAGCTTCTTGAGCGCGCTGCGCCCCGACGGCGTCTGA
- the cas3 gene encoding CRISPR-associated helicase Cas3', with translation MEDSAAVAGLLWDRWLPAGVRKLIAEALPQGEPDARALAVWLAGVHDVGKATPAFACQVDLLADAMRDQGLEMRSVRALGPDRRVAPHGLAGQVLLGEWLEERHGWASARTGQFTVVVGGHHGVPPEHGQIKALYEHEELLRTPGAGSRVWRQVQTELLDACAEQFGVAERLGQWRQVRLPQPVQVLLTALVIVSDWIASNPDLFPYFPDGASRGDQERLAAAWQGLDLPEPWRAEELDRSAQELFTSRFELPAGAEIRPVQDAAVELAREMETPGLMVVEAPMGEGKTEAALAVAEIFAARSGAGGVFFALPTMATGNAMFPRLLDWLDRLPGVAGSRHSVHLAHSKAALNEDFAGLMARTGGVAAVGVDEAAPASRQRPEERHRAGGELVAHAWLRGRKRAMLASFVAGTIDQLLFAGLKSRHLALRHLAVAGKVVVIDEAHAYDTYMSVYLDRVLSWLGAYRVPVVVLSATLPASRRRELVAAYSGRNEAVAGETGAAAADAYPLLTAVAPGGGPLVRRPQASARSSEVRVEPLADGLDVLADRLENELIDGGCVLVIRNTVRRVLETARALRDRFGAENVTVAHSCFVDLDRAGKDKELLRLFGPPEKTDARPSGRHIVVASQVAEQSLDVDFDLLVSDLCPVDLLLQRMGRLHRHWRGPGQQERPERLRTPRCLVAGADWTADVPAPVRGSVAVYGQHALLRSAAVLLPHLEGGSRRPVRLPADISTLVQEAYGEAPVGPDHWQEAMKTAGERFERHRDDQAERAAVFRLGDVGKPERPLFGWVAAGVGDTDDTPTGRAQVRDSRDSLEVVVVQRRGDGSLATLPWLEADGKGRRRAGLELPQDATPTRFAARTAASCGLRLPLQFSGETMDRAIEELEQLYLPNWQGKNSPWLSDHLILALDEDCQTHLAGFVLSYSPSDGLEVTRDADD, from the coding sequence ATGGAGGACAGTGCCGCGGTGGCGGGCTTGTTGTGGGACCGGTGGCTGCCCGCAGGAGTGCGGAAGCTGATCGCCGAGGCGTTGCCGCAGGGGGAGCCGGACGCGCGTGCCCTTGCCGTATGGCTTGCCGGTGTGCACGACGTCGGCAAGGCCACCCCGGCGTTCGCGTGCCAGGTCGACCTGCTCGCCGACGCGATGCGCGATCAAGGGCTGGAGATGCGTTCCGTGCGGGCGCTGGGGCCGGATCGTCGGGTGGCGCCGCATGGCCTGGCCGGACAGGTATTGCTGGGGGAATGGCTGGAGGAACGGCACGGGTGGGCGTCCGCGCGGACCGGGCAGTTCACGGTTGTTGTCGGAGGGCATCACGGCGTGCCGCCCGAGCACGGTCAGATCAAGGCCCTCTACGAACATGAGGAGTTGCTCCGCACTCCCGGTGCGGGCAGCCGGGTCTGGCGACAGGTGCAGACCGAGCTGCTCGATGCCTGTGCGGAACAGTTCGGCGTGGCCGAACGGCTGGGGCAATGGCGGCAGGTCAGGCTGCCGCAGCCGGTGCAGGTGCTGCTCACCGCGCTGGTCATCGTCTCCGACTGGATCGCCAGCAATCCGGACCTGTTCCCGTACTTCCCCGACGGCGCGTCCCGCGGCGACCAGGAGCGTCTTGCCGCGGCCTGGCAGGGTCTGGACCTGCCGGAACCGTGGCGGGCCGAGGAACTGGACCGCAGTGCCCAGGAGCTGTTCACCTCACGGTTCGAACTGCCGGCGGGAGCCGAGATACGTCCCGTCCAGGACGCGGCCGTGGAACTCGCCCGGGAGATGGAGACGCCCGGGCTGATGGTCGTCGAGGCGCCGATGGGTGAGGGGAAGACGGAGGCGGCCCTCGCCGTGGCCGAGATCTTCGCGGCGCGCTCGGGTGCGGGTGGGGTGTTCTTCGCCCTGCCCACCATGGCCACGGGCAACGCAATGTTTCCCCGCCTGCTCGACTGGCTGGACCGGTTGCCGGGGGTGGCCGGCTCACGTCACTCGGTGCACCTGGCCCACTCCAAGGCGGCTCTCAACGAGGACTTCGCCGGCCTGATGGCCCGTACGGGAGGGGTCGCGGCCGTCGGCGTGGACGAAGCGGCGCCGGCCTCCCGACAGAGGCCGGAGGAGCGGCACCGCGCGGGGGGCGAGCTCGTGGCGCATGCCTGGCTACGGGGGCGTAAGAGGGCCATGCTGGCCTCCTTCGTCGCGGGCACCATCGACCAGTTGCTGTTCGCCGGGCTGAAGAGCAGGCACCTGGCGCTGCGGCACCTCGCTGTGGCCGGCAAGGTCGTCGTCATCGACGAGGCGCACGCCTACGACACGTACATGAGCGTGTACCTGGACCGGGTGCTGTCCTGGCTGGGCGCGTACCGGGTTCCGGTGGTGGTGCTGTCCGCCACGCTGCCGGCCTCACGCAGGCGTGAGCTGGTCGCGGCGTACTCCGGCCGGAACGAAGCCGTAGCCGGAGAGACGGGCGCGGCTGCGGCGGACGCGTACCCGCTGCTGACCGCCGTTGCTCCGGGTGGTGGTCCCCTGGTCCGCCGCCCGCAGGCGTCTGCCCGCTCCTCGGAGGTGCGGGTGGAGCCGCTCGCCGACGGCCTGGACGTCCTCGCCGACCGGCTGGAGAACGAGCTGATCGACGGCGGGTGTGTCCTGGTGATCCGGAACACGGTCAGACGGGTGCTGGAAACGGCTCGCGCATTGCGCGACAGGTTCGGTGCCGAGAACGTGACCGTCGCCCACTCGTGCTTCGTCGACCTCGACCGGGCGGGCAAGGACAAGGAACTGCTCCGCCTCTTCGGGCCTCCGGAGAAGACGGACGCCAGGCCCTCGGGCCGGCACATCGTGGTGGCCAGCCAGGTCGCCGAGCAGTCCCTGGACGTCGACTTCGACCTGCTGGTCAGCGACCTGTGCCCGGTCGACCTGCTCCTGCAGCGCATGGGCCGCCTGCACCGCCACTGGCGCGGACCAGGCCAACAAGAGCGGCCCGAACGCCTGCGCACACCACGCTGTCTGGTGGCGGGAGCCGACTGGACCGCGGACGTACCCGCTCCGGTACGGGGGTCGGTCGCCGTGTATGGGCAGCACGCCCTGCTGCGGTCGGCCGCGGTGCTCCTTCCCCACCTGGAAGGCGGGTCTCGGCGCCCGGTGAGGCTCCCAGCGGACATCAGCACACTCGTACAAGAAGCGTACGGGGAAGCCCCGGTCGGGCCGGACCACTGGCAGGAGGCCATGAAGACGGCGGGCGAGCGGTTCGAGCGGCACCGCGACGACCAGGCCGAACGCGCCGCCGTGTTCCGTCTGGGGGACGTCGGCAAACCGGAACGGCCGTTGTTCGGCTGGGTCGCCGCCGGCGTAGGAGACACCGACGACACCCCCACCGGGCGTGCACAGGTCCGCGACAGCCGGGACAGCCTGGAGGTCGTGGTGGTCCAGCGGCGTGGGGACGGCAGCCTCGCCACCCTGCCGTGGCTCGAGGCGGACGGCAAGGGACGCCGGCGCGCGGGCCTCGAGTTACCGCAGGACGCGACGCCGACGCGGTTCGCGGCCCGAACGGCCGCGAGCTGCGGGCTGCGGCTCCCCCTGCAGTTCTCCGGCGAGACGATGGACCGGGCCATCGAGGAGCTGGAGCAGCTGTACCTGCCCAACTGGCAGGGCAAGAACAGTCCTTGGCTCTCCGACCATCTGATTCTCGCTCTCGACGAGGACTGTCAGACCCACCTGGCAGGGTTCGTACTCAGCTACAGCCCGAGTGACGGTCTTGAGGTGACCCGTGACGCAGACGACTGA
- the casA gene encoding type I-E CRISPR-associated protein Cse1/CasA, translated as MTQTTEPPGAGVGGGEVVSFDLTSRPWICVLRRDGSQDELSLGQVFAQADDLRCVVGELATHEFSLVRLLLAVAHDALDGPGDIEDWTELWEDPDCFAPVQAYLEQQRERFDLLHPVTPFMQTAGLHTARDEVFSLNRIVADVPAGEPFFSTRMPDVERLSFAEAARWVVHVHAYDTSGIKSGVVGDDRVKSGKVYPLGTGWAGGLGGVFVEGGTLRETLLLNLVAADTEELAFSGDDRPAWRREPCGPGSDGRAATGLRDLYTWQSRRVLLHHDPDGVHGVVLGYGDPLASRNLHRSEPMTAWRRSPTQEKKLGQSPVYLPLEHDPGRSAWRGIAALLADRLEEGGGAEGPSRLRPRILEWVARLVTEGHLPRRFLVRARVAGVRYGTQQSVVDEVVDDRLEMPVVLLHGRDPAYAAQVIAAAEDADRAVRVLGDLAADLARATGSEQEGPKSAARAGGFDALDHGYRGWLSEMAEAPDPFEHRQTWQRQVRQAVGRLGDRLIAAAGDSAWEGRMHTDNRGSTHWLNAGLADVWFRGRLARALGDPDAPGSADSGAKATTSADGGPPGPEPTGPPGTEHAVTEPEVHV; from the coding sequence GTGACGCAGACGACTGAACCCCCCGGTGCCGGCGTGGGTGGGGGTGAAGTGGTGTCCTTCGATCTGACCAGCCGGCCGTGGATCTGCGTGCTGCGGCGTGACGGCTCCCAGGATGAGCTGTCACTCGGCCAGGTCTTTGCCCAGGCCGATGACCTGCGGTGCGTCGTGGGGGAACTGGCCACACATGAGTTCTCCCTGGTCCGCCTTCTCCTGGCCGTTGCGCATGATGCCTTGGACGGTCCCGGCGACATCGAGGACTGGACGGAGCTGTGGGAAGACCCTGACTGCTTCGCTCCGGTCCAGGCATACCTGGAGCAGCAGCGCGAGCGGTTCGATCTCTTGCACCCCGTCACACCGTTCATGCAGACCGCCGGGCTGCACACGGCGAGGGACGAGGTGTTCTCCCTCAACCGGATCGTGGCCGACGTGCCGGCCGGGGAGCCGTTCTTCAGCACACGGATGCCGGACGTGGAACGGCTGTCTTTTGCCGAGGCCGCGCGCTGGGTCGTTCACGTCCATGCCTACGACACCTCCGGCATCAAGTCCGGCGTGGTCGGCGACGACCGAGTCAAGAGCGGCAAGGTCTACCCGCTCGGCACTGGGTGGGCGGGGGGCCTGGGCGGCGTCTTCGTGGAGGGCGGCACCCTGCGCGAGACCCTGCTGCTCAACCTGGTGGCGGCGGACACCGAGGAGCTCGCCTTCTCCGGCGACGACCGGCCGGCCTGGCGCCGTGAGCCTTGCGGGCCGGGCTCCGACGGGCGAGCCGCGACCGGCCTGCGTGACCTGTACACCTGGCAGTCACGCCGGGTGCTTCTGCACCACGACCCGGACGGTGTCCACGGTGTCGTCCTCGGCTACGGCGATCCCCTCGCTTCGCGGAACCTACACCGCAGCGAGCCGATGACCGCATGGCGGCGCAGCCCCACGCAGGAGAAGAAGCTGGGGCAGTCGCCCGTGTATCTGCCGCTCGAACACGATCCGGGCCGATCGGCCTGGCGGGGTATCGCCGCGCTCCTCGCCGACCGGCTGGAGGAGGGCGGAGGCGCAGAGGGGCCCTCGCGGCTGCGGCCGCGGATCCTCGAGTGGGTCGCGCGGCTGGTGACAGAGGGGCACTTGCCCCGTCGTTTCCTCGTCCGTGCCCGGGTGGCGGGTGTCAGGTACGGGACCCAGCAGTCCGTGGTCGATGAGGTGGTCGACGACCGCCTGGAGATGCCGGTCGTCCTGCTGCACGGGCGAGATCCCGCTTACGCCGCGCAGGTCATCGCGGCGGCCGAGGACGCCGACAGGGCGGTGCGGGTCTTAGGGGATCTTGCGGCCGATCTGGCCCGGGCGACCGGGTCCGAGCAGGAGGGGCCGAAGTCTGCGGCCCGGGCCGGAGGATTCGACGCGTTGGATCATGGCTACCGCGGTTGGCTGTCCGAGATGGCGGAGGCCCCCGACCCCTTCGAGCACCGGCAGACCTGGCAGCGACAGGTGCGGCAGGCGGTGGGCCGTCTCGGTGACCGTCTCATCGCCGCCGCGGGCGACTCGGCCTGGGAGGGCCGGATGCACACCGACAACAGGGGCAGCACCCACTGGCTGAACGCGGGCCTGGCCGACGTGTGGTTCCGGGGACGCCTGGCCAGGGCGCTGGGAGACCCCGACGCACCAGGCTCCGCCGACTCCGGCGCGAAGGCCACCACCTCGGCCGACGGCGGCCCGCCCGGGCCGGAGCCCACCGGCCCGCCAGGAACCGAACACGCCGTGACCGAACCGGAGGTGCACGTATGA
- the casB gene encoding type I-E CRISPR-associated protein Cse2/CasB — MTTTVSTPPAAAAVQQQVADLAATRIASWQEGYLKDRSPAVAALARLRRGAGREAGETPDLWSLVDTDPLHTPVEGMRPLSEQELERAENALHAALTLWAFHQQSRGVPMHRRHTRERPGGLGAAVRRLMPADGTDAPVRKRLVRAGTAPDLATLTQRLRDIVALLRAAKDPVPLDYALLAGQLYVWQWADGPAAVRRRWGRSFHEQVRTLPGTAPASNEKNTPDTDKDAS; from the coding sequence GTGACGACCACCGTATCCACCCCGCCCGCCGCAGCCGCAGTTCAGCAGCAGGTCGCGGATCTCGCCGCCACACGCATCGCCTCCTGGCAGGAGGGATACCTCAAGGACAGGTCCCCCGCCGTCGCCGCTCTCGCGCGACTGCGCCGTGGCGCGGGCCGTGAGGCGGGCGAGACGCCCGACCTGTGGAGCCTGGTCGACACCGATCCGCTCCACACTCCGGTCGAGGGGATGCGGCCGTTGAGCGAGCAGGAGCTGGAGCGTGCCGAGAACGCGCTGCACGCGGCTCTCACCCTGTGGGCGTTCCACCAGCAGTCCCGCGGCGTCCCCATGCACCGTCGGCACACCCGTGAACGGCCGGGCGGCCTCGGCGCGGCGGTCCGGCGTCTGATGCCGGCCGACGGCACAGACGCTCCCGTCCGTAAGCGCCTGGTCCGCGCGGGCACCGCCCCCGACCTCGCCACCCTCACCCAGCGGCTGCGCGACATCGTCGCCTTGCTGCGCGCTGCCAAGGATCCGGTCCCACTCGACTACGCGCTCCTCGCAGGCCAGCTCTACGTCTGGCAGTGGGCCGACGGACCCGCCGCCGTGCGCCGCCGGTGGGGCCGTTCCTTCCACGAACAGGTGCGGACCCTGCCGGGCACCGCCCCGGCCTCCAACGAGAAGAACACCCCGGACACCGACAAGGACGCCTCGTGA
- the cas7e gene encoding type I-E CRISPR-associated protein Cas7/Cse4/CasC, translating to MNRIFLDVHALQTVPPSNLNRDDTGAPKTAVYGGVPRARVSSQAWKRAIRTCFKDEHLLDPAELGVRTKKIVELLADRITGLDQPVEQETALKLADETVRAAGFKTEVPKRKADQAKKDGGPAPAPESKYLVFLSSRQLDGLARLALEGADDITGFLKTKENKARAKELADTRHSVDIALFGRMVADVADINVDAAVQVAHALSVHRVDNESDYYTAVDDENTDEETGAGMIGTVDFNSATLYRYAALGVHLLAGNLGQGLRDDEPRTEPVRRAVEAFVRAFVDSLPTGKINTFGHHTEPDAVVVKLRTTRPISYVAAFEDPVRSDGGGHLREAADRLAAYAADVERAYGDPETTLTWVLRVGPATQKLADLGTEAGTLRELAAAVGQAVAERLEKPA from the coding sequence GTGAACCGCATCTTCCTGGACGTGCACGCCCTGCAGACCGTCCCGCCCAGCAACCTCAACCGGGACGACACGGGCGCGCCCAAGACGGCCGTCTACGGCGGAGTCCCCCGGGCCCGTGTCTCCAGCCAGGCGTGGAAGCGGGCCATCCGCACCTGCTTCAAGGACGAGCACCTGCTCGACCCCGCCGAGCTGGGCGTGCGGACCAAGAAGATCGTGGAGCTGCTGGCCGACCGGATCACCGGGCTCGACCAGCCCGTCGAGCAGGAGACGGCCTTGAAGCTCGCCGACGAGACGGTGCGGGCCGCCGGCTTCAAAACCGAGGTCCCCAAGCGGAAAGCCGACCAGGCGAAGAAGGACGGAGGCCCCGCCCCCGCCCCCGAGAGCAAGTACCTGGTCTTCCTCAGCTCCCGGCAGCTCGACGGTCTGGCGCGCCTGGCGCTGGAAGGGGCGGACGACATCACGGGGTTCTTGAAGACGAAGGAGAACAAGGCCCGGGCCAAGGAGCTCGCGGACACCCGGCACTCCGTGGACATCGCCCTCTTCGGCCGGATGGTCGCCGACGTGGCCGACATCAACGTGGACGCCGCCGTGCAGGTCGCCCACGCCCTCAGCGTCCACCGGGTCGACAACGAGTCCGACTACTACACGGCCGTGGACGACGAGAACACCGACGAGGAGACCGGCGCCGGAATGATCGGCACCGTCGACTTCAACTCCGCAACGCTCTACCGTTACGCCGCCCTCGGCGTGCACCTGCTCGCCGGCAACCTCGGCCAGGGCCTGCGCGACGACGAACCGCGCACCGAGCCGGTTCGCCGCGCCGTCGAGGCGTTCGTGCGGGCCTTCGTCGACTCGCTCCCCACCGGGAAGATCAACACCTTCGGTCACCACACCGAGCCCGACGCCGTGGTCGTCAAGCTCCGCACCACACGCCCCATCAGTTACGTCGCGGCCTTCGAGGACCCGGTCCGCAGCGACGGCGGCGGACATCTGCGCGAGGCCGCCGACCGGCTCGCCGCCTACGCCGCCGACGTCGAGCGCGCCTACGGCGACCCCGAGACCACCCTCACGTGGGTCCTGCGGGTCGGCCCCGCCACGCAGAAGCTCGCCGATCTGGGCACCGAGGCCGGAACGTTGCGCGAACTCGCCGCCGCCGTCGGACAGGCCGTCGCCGAACGCCTGGAGAAGCCCGCATGA
- the cas5e gene encoding type I-E CRISPR-associated protein Cas5/CasD → MSRTGVLVLRLAGPLQSWGASSRFTRRTTESAPTKSGVVGLLAAAAGIERGDDTRLAPLAALRFGVRIDQPGTRIRDFHTAHHGVTGASMPLSERFYLADAVFVAVVEGDHALLTGLHDALRAPVYPPYLGRRSCPPSEPVDLGRYEDATLEDALTSAPWQASAWYRRRHRPPQTLTVLRETTTTESAESADVLRDQPVSFDAAHRRHALRTVVTTAVPTPLPAGDGSPHGTHDPFAALDDLENERA, encoded by the coding sequence ATGAGCCGCACCGGCGTGCTCGTCCTTCGCCTGGCAGGCCCCCTGCAGTCCTGGGGGGCCTCCTCCCGCTTCACCCGCCGCACCACCGAATCCGCCCCGACCAAGAGCGGCGTCGTCGGCCTTCTCGCCGCGGCGGCCGGCATCGAACGCGGCGACGACACGCGCCTGGCGCCCCTGGCGGCACTGCGGTTCGGGGTCCGCATCGACCAGCCCGGCACCCGCATCCGGGACTTCCACACCGCCCACCACGGCGTCACCGGGGCGTCTATGCCGCTGTCCGAGCGGTTCTACCTAGCCGACGCCGTCTTCGTTGCCGTCGTCGAAGGCGACCACGCCCTCCTCACCGGCCTGCACGACGCCCTGCGCGCCCCGGTCTACCCCCCGTACCTCGGCCGGCGTTCGTGCCCGCCTTCCGAGCCGGTCGACCTCGGACGATACGAGGACGCGACGCTCGAGGACGCACTGACGAGCGCGCCGTGGCAGGCCTCCGCCTGGTACCGCAGACGCCACCGGCCCCCGCAGACCCTGACCGTACTGCGCGAGACCACCACCACCGAGTCTGCCGAGTCTGCCGACGTCCTGCGCGACCAGCCCGTCAGCTTCGACGCCGCCCACCGCCGGCACGCGCTGCGCACCGTCGTCACCACCGCCGTACCCACTCCCCTCCCCGCAGGCGACGGCAGCCCGCACGGCACGCACGACCCGTTCGCCGCCCTCGACGACCTGGAGAATGAGAGAGCCTGA
- the cas6e gene encoding type I-E CRISPR-associated protein Cas6/Cse3/CasE, whose translation MFLSRFRVNTARPGARRLLSSPQAMHAAVMSSFPHILPSDSPQPDAPRVLWRLDQRARAEVLLYVVSPDRPDLTHLVEQAGWPAVAGPENPGWQTRPYAPLLDRLATGDRWAFRLTANPVHTVRRKEGEPRKLTAHLTPVHQMGWLLDEERQKRLGFRVCEKPADRRLLPDGTTHHKQPHPGDRYELAVQDTRSLAFDKSRGSGGRRDKSVIVVTVTFEGRLEVTDPAALRRTLTQGIGRARAYGCGLLTLAPVTQPTHAQP comes from the coding sequence ATGTTCCTCTCCCGCTTCCGCGTCAACACCGCGCGGCCCGGCGCTCGCCGCCTGCTGTCCTCACCCCAGGCCATGCACGCGGCCGTCATGTCCTCCTTCCCTCACATCCTGCCCTCCGACAGCCCGCAGCCCGACGCACCACGTGTGCTGTGGCGTCTGGACCAGCGAGCCCGCGCCGAGGTGCTGCTGTACGTCGTCAGCCCCGACCGTCCCGACCTGACGCACCTGGTCGAGCAGGCCGGGTGGCCCGCCGTCGCCGGACCCGAGAACCCCGGCTGGCAGACCCGGCCTTACGCTCCACTGCTCGACCGCCTGGCGACCGGTGACCGTTGGGCGTTCCGGCTGACCGCGAACCCCGTGCACACGGTCCGCCGCAAGGAGGGCGAACCCCGCAAGCTCACCGCCCACCTCACGCCCGTCCACCAGATGGGCTGGCTGCTCGACGAGGAACGCCAGAAGCGTCTCGGTTTCCGCGTCTGCGAGAAGCCGGCCGACCGGCGGCTGCTGCCCGACGGCACCACCCACCACAAACAGCCCCACCCCGGCGACCGCTACGAGCTGGCCGTACAGGACACCCGGTCCCTCGCCTTCGACAAGTCCCGCGGCTCCGGCGGCCGCCGGGACAAGTCGGTCATCGTCGTCACCGTCACCTTCGAAGGACGGCTGGAAGTCACCGATCCCGCAGCACTGCGCCGCACCCTCACCCAGGGCATCGGCCGGGCCCGCGCCTACGGCTGCGGCCTCCTCACCCTGGCACCCGTCACCCAGCCCACCCACGCACAGCCATGA